One Triticum dicoccoides isolate Atlit2015 ecotype Zavitan chromosome 4B, WEW_v2.0, whole genome shotgun sequence genomic window carries:
- the LOC119292034 gene encoding homeobox protein knotted-1-like 3, which yields MQGVGDQGGGMEMSFGGGGGGGGECSSSSAAAVAVAAASAAEAEERQLLKGEMAVHPLCEQLVAAHVGCLRVATPIDHLPLIDAQLAQSSGLLHSYAAHHRPFLSPHDKQELDSFLAQYLMLLCSFREQLQQHVRVHAVEAVMACREIEQSLQDLTGASLEEGTGATMSEDEDEGPPMIMEAAPMDMSSNGHDMMGFGPLVPTDTERSLMERVRQELKIELKQGFKSRIGDVREEILRKRRAGKLPGDTTTILKQWWQEHAKWPYPTEDDKAKLVEETGLQLKQINNWFINQRKRNWHNNSQTSTLKSKRKR from the exons ATGCAAGGCGTCGGTGACCAGGGAGGAGGCATGGAGATGAgcttcgggggcgggggcgggggcggcggggaGTGCTCCTCGTCgtccgcggcggcggtggcggtcgcGGCCGCGTCGGCAGCCGAGGCGGAGGAGCGGCAGCTGCTCAAGGGGGAGATGGCGGTGCACCCGCTGTGCGAGCAGCTGGTGGCGGCGCACGTCGGGTGCCTGCGCGTGGCCACCCCCATCGACCACCTCCCGCTCATCGACGCGCAGCTCGCGCAGTCCAGCGGCCTCCTCCACTCCTACGCCGCCCACCACCGCCCCTTCCTCTCCCCGCACGACAAGCAGGAGCTCGACTCCTTCCTC GCGCAGTACCTGATGCTGCTGTGCTCGTTCAGGGAGCAGCTGCAGCAGCACGTCCGGGTGCACGCCGTGGAGGCCGTCATGGCGTGCCGGGAGATCGAGCAGTCCCTGCAGGACCTAACTG GTGCGTCGTTGGAGGAAGGGACGGGGGCGACAATGTCCGAGGACGAGGATGAGGGGCCGCCGATGATCATGGAGGCGGCACCCATGGATATGAGCTCGAATGGACATGACATGATGGGCTTCGGCCCTCTGGTACCCACGGACACGGAGCGTTCCCTCATGGAGAGGGTCAGGCAGGAGCTCAAAATTGAACTCAAACAG GGTTTCAAGTCAAGGATTGGGGACGTGAGGGAGGAGATACTCCGGAAGAGGAGGGCCGGGAAGTTGCCTGGGGACACCACCACCATACTGAAGCAATGGTGGCAGGAACACGCCAAGTGGCCCTACCCCACG GAAGACGATAAGGCCAAGCTGGTTGAAGAGACTGGCCTGCAGCTGAAGCAAATCAACAACTGGTTCATCAATCAGAGGAAGCGCAACTGGCACAACAACTCCCAGACATCAACCCTCAAATCAAAGCGTAAAAG GTAG